A region of Lagenorhynchus albirostris chromosome 20, mLagAlb1.1, whole genome shotgun sequence DNA encodes the following proteins:
- the ARHGEF15 gene encoding rho guanine nucleotide exchange factor 15 isoform X1, with amino-acid sequence MSAQSLPAATPPTQKPPRIIRPRPPSRPRAAQSPGAHHNGSSPQEPPLTANEAPTLMCTPIFWEPPASSLKPPALLPPSASKASLDSQTSPDSPSGTPSPVSRRSISPEPAPRSPVPPPKPSGSPRTALPLLHSTRAPGQDGSASAAGTVRRLAGRFEWGVEGKVQAPDALEPGPPGGPDVNGERETAQGILAGSGSQENGTPDAALACPACCPCVCHVARPGLELRWVPLGGYEDGPRVPCRASPLRTSRSRPSPPSLGQPPVVLTSYRSTAERKLLPPLKPPKPTRVRQDVTSSGDAPQPDLDLPSEDGIQTGDSPDGVPQNDPPATTEGREAEELEELKGQNWELPLQDGEGLCTWGVPAETVKQWARVPGHWTSLMCDICSPEPLYQTYRAAVLSEELWGVSEDGGPSSANPGEAPPFARPPGPRNTLWQELPAVRASGLLDTLSPQERRMQESLFEVVTSEASYLRSLRLLTDTFVLSQALRDTLTPRDHHTLFSNVQRVQGVSERFLGKLLSRVRSSPHISDLCDVVHAHAVGPFSVYVDYVRNQQYQEETYSRLMDTNVRFSAELRRLQSLPKCQRLPLPSFLLLPFQRITRLRMLLQNILRQTEEGSNRQENAQKALGAVSKIIERCSAEVGRMKQTEELIRLTQRLRFHKVKALPLVSWSRRLELQGELTELGCRRGGVLFASRPRFTPLCLLLFSDLLLITQPKSGQRLQVLDYAHRSLVQAQQVPDPSGPPTFRLSLLSNHQGRPTHRLLQASSLSDMQRWLGAFPTPGPLPCSPGTIYEDCDCSQELCSETSTPAKTEGRNLESRAPHKHLYKSPEGWLKGLPGAFPAQLVCEVTGEHERRKHLRQHQRLLEAVGSSSGSPSAPQP; translated from the exons ATGTCAGCTCAGTCTCTTCCTGCAGCAACACCCCCTACCCAGAAGCCCCCTCGGATCATCCGGCCCCGCCCCCCTTCTCGCCCCCGGGCTGCCCAGTCCCCGGGAGCCCACCACAACGGCTCCTCTCCACAAGAACCTCCCCTCACTGCCAACGAGGCACCAACACTGATGTGCACCCCCATCTTCTGGGAGCCCCCAGCCTCGTCCCTCAAGCCCCCAGCCCTTCTGCCCCCGTCAGCTTCTAAAGCCAGCCTCGACTCCCAGACTTCCCCAGACTCGCCTTCCGGCACCCCCAGCCCAGTGTCCCGGCGCTCCATCTCCCCAGAACCCGCTCCCCGGTCTCCAGTGCCCCCACCCAAACCCTCCGGGTCACCCCGAACGGCTCTGCCCCTGCTCCACTCGACCCGGGCCCCTGGCCAGGATGGCTCTGCCTCGGCCGCGGGCACCGTGCGGAGACTGGCTGGCAGGTTCGAATGGGGGgttgaaggcaaggtccaggctCCAGATGCCCTGGAGCCGGGTCCTCCTGGGGGACCGGATGTgaatggggagagagagactgCGCAGGGCATCCTCGCTGGGAGTGGGTCCCAGGAGAACGGCACTCCAG ATGCTGCGCTGGCCTGCCCTGCCTGCTGCCCTTGTGTCTGCCACGTAGCCCGGCCCGGCCTGGAGCTCCGATGGGTGCCGCTGGGGGGCTATGAGGACGGCCCCAGGGTCCCCTGCCGGGCCTCCCCACTGCGGACCTCCCGCTCCCGCCCCAGCCCTCCAAGCCTCGGCCAGCCCCCAGTCGTCCTCACGTCCTACCGCTCCACTGCCGAGCGCAAACTCCTGCCACCCCTCAAGCCCCCCAAACCAACCCGGGTCAGACAGGACGTCACCAGCTCTGGGGACGCCCCACAGCCAGATCTCGATCTGCCCTCCGAAGATGGAATCCAGACAG GGGACAGTCCCGATGGCGTCCCTCAGAACGATCCTCCAGCCACCACGGAGGGCAG GGAGGCTGAGGAGCTGGAGGAGCTGAAGGGGCAGAACTGGGAGCTGCCCCTGCAGGACGGTGAGGGCCTCTGCACCTGGGGCGTCCCTGCTGAGACCGTCAAGCAGTGGGCAAGGGTTCCGGGGCACTGGACTTCGCTGATGTGCGACATCTGCTCTCCAGAACCCCTGTACCAGACCTATCGAGCAGCCGTGCTGTCAGAGGAGCTGTGGGGGGTCAGTGAGGATGGGGGACCCTCTTCAGCAAATCCTGGGGAAGCTCCCCCCTTCGCCCGGCCCCCCGGACCTCGCAACACGCTGTGGCAGGAGCTTCCGGCTGTGCGAGCCAGCGGCCTCCTGGACACCCTCAGCCCCCAGGAGAGGCGCATGCAGGAG AGCCTGTTCGAGGTGGTGACATCCGAGGCCTCGTACCTGCGCTCCCTGCGGCTGCTGACCGACACCTTTGTGCTGAGCCAGGCGCTCCGGGACACGCTCACCCCCCGGGATCACCACACCCTCTTCTCCAACGTGCAGCGCGTCCAGGGAGTCAGTGAGCG GTTTCTAGGGAAGTTACTGTCCCGTGTGCGCTCTTCCCCCCACATCAGCGACCTGTGCGACGTGGTGCACGCCCACGCCGTGGGGCCTTTCTCCGTGTACGTGGATTACGTGCGGAACCAGCAGTATCAGGAGGAGACGTACAGCCGCCTGAT GGACACGAACGTGCGCTTCTCTGCGGAGCTGCGGCGGCTGCAGAGCCTGCCCAAGTGCCAGCGGCTCCCGCTGCCGTCCTTCCTGCTGCTGCCCTTTCAGCGCATCACGCGGCTCCGCATGCTGCTGCAG AATATCCTGCGCCAGACAGAGGAGGGGTCCAACCGCCAGGAGAATGCCCAGAAGGCTCTGGGTGCTGTCAGCAAG ATCATTGAGCGGTGCAGCGCCGAGGTGGGGCGCATGAAGCAGACAGAGGAGCTGATCCGGCTCACGCAGAGGCTGCGCTTCCACAAAGTCAAG GCCCTGCCCCTGGTCTCCTGGTCCAGGCGCCTGGAGCTGCAGGGGGAGCTGACTGAGTTAGGATGCAGAAGGGGGGGTGTGCTCTTCGCCTCCCGCCCCCGCTTCACCCCCCTCTGCCTGCTGCTCTTCAGTGACTTGCTGCTCATCACTCAGCCCAAGAG TGGGCAGCGGCTACAGGTTCTGGACTATGCCCATCGCTCCCTGGTCCAGGCCCAGCAGGTCCCGGACCCATCTGGACCACCTACGTTCCGCCTCTCCCTTCTCAGCAACCACCAGGGCCGTCCCACCCACCGGCTACTCCAAGCTTCATCCCT ATCAGACATGCAGCGCTGGCTGGGAGCCTTCCCTACCCCAGGCCCCCTTCCCTGCTCCCCGGGCACCATCTATGAGGACTGTG ACTGTTCCCAGGAACTCTGTTCAGAGACTTCCACACCTGCCAAGACTGAGGGACGGAATCTGGAGTCCAGGGCTCCCCACAAGCACCTATACAAGAGCCCCGAAG GCTGGCTGAAGGGGCTTCCTGGGGCCTTCCCTGCCCAGTTGGTGTGTGAAGTCACGGGGGAGCACGAAAGGAGGAAGCACCTTCGTCAGCACCAGAGGCTCCTGGAGGCTGTTGGGTCCTCTTCAGGCTCCCCCAGTGCCCCCCAGCCCTAA
- the ARHGEF15 gene encoding rho guanine nucleotide exchange factor 15 isoform X2 produces the protein MSAQSLPAATPPTQKPPRIIRPRPPSRPRAAQSPGAHHNGSSPQEPPLTANEAPTLMCTPIFWEPPASSLKPPALLPPSASKASLDSQTSPDSPSGTPSPVSRRSISPEPAPRSPVPPPKPSGSPRTALPLLHSTRAPGQDGSASAAGTVRRLAGRFEWGVEGKVQAPDALEPGPPGGPDVNGERETAQGILAGSGSQENGTPDAALACPACCPCVCHVARPGLELRWVPLGGYEDGPRVPCRASPLRTSRSRPSPPSLGQPPVVLTSYRSTAERKLLPPLKPPKPTRVRQDVTSSGDAPQPDLDLPSEDGIQTGDSPDGVPQNDPPATTEGREAEELEELKGQNWELPLQDEPLYQTYRAAVLSEELWGVSEDGGPSSANPGEAPPFARPPGPRNTLWQELPAVRASGLLDTLSPQERRMQESLFEVVTSEASYLRSLRLLTDTFVLSQALRDTLTPRDHHTLFSNVQRVQGVSERFLGKLLSRVRSSPHISDLCDVVHAHAVGPFSVYVDYVRNQQYQEETYSRLMDTNVRFSAELRRLQSLPKCQRLPLPSFLLLPFQRITRLRMLLQNILRQTEEGSNRQENAQKALGAVSKIIERCSAEVGRMKQTEELIRLTQRLRFHKVKALPLVSWSRRLELQGELTELGCRRGGVLFASRPRFTPLCLLLFSDLLLITQPKSGQRLQVLDYAHRSLVQAQQVPDPSGPPTFRLSLLSNHQGRPTHRLLQASSLSDMQRWLGAFPTPGPLPCSPGTIYEDCDCSQELCSETSTPAKTEGRNLESRAPHKHLYKSPEGWLKGLPGAFPAQLVCEVTGEHERRKHLRQHQRLLEAVGSSSGSPSAPQP, from the exons ATGTCAGCTCAGTCTCTTCCTGCAGCAACACCCCCTACCCAGAAGCCCCCTCGGATCATCCGGCCCCGCCCCCCTTCTCGCCCCCGGGCTGCCCAGTCCCCGGGAGCCCACCACAACGGCTCCTCTCCACAAGAACCTCCCCTCACTGCCAACGAGGCACCAACACTGATGTGCACCCCCATCTTCTGGGAGCCCCCAGCCTCGTCCCTCAAGCCCCCAGCCCTTCTGCCCCCGTCAGCTTCTAAAGCCAGCCTCGACTCCCAGACTTCCCCAGACTCGCCTTCCGGCACCCCCAGCCCAGTGTCCCGGCGCTCCATCTCCCCAGAACCCGCTCCCCGGTCTCCAGTGCCCCCACCCAAACCCTCCGGGTCACCCCGAACGGCTCTGCCCCTGCTCCACTCGACCCGGGCCCCTGGCCAGGATGGCTCTGCCTCGGCCGCGGGCACCGTGCGGAGACTGGCTGGCAGGTTCGAATGGGGGgttgaaggcaaggtccaggctCCAGATGCCCTGGAGCCGGGTCCTCCTGGGGGACCGGATGTgaatggggagagagagactgCGCAGGGCATCCTCGCTGGGAGTGGGTCCCAGGAGAACGGCACTCCAG ATGCTGCGCTGGCCTGCCCTGCCTGCTGCCCTTGTGTCTGCCACGTAGCCCGGCCCGGCCTGGAGCTCCGATGGGTGCCGCTGGGGGGCTATGAGGACGGCCCCAGGGTCCCCTGCCGGGCCTCCCCACTGCGGACCTCCCGCTCCCGCCCCAGCCCTCCAAGCCTCGGCCAGCCCCCAGTCGTCCTCACGTCCTACCGCTCCACTGCCGAGCGCAAACTCCTGCCACCCCTCAAGCCCCCCAAACCAACCCGGGTCAGACAGGACGTCACCAGCTCTGGGGACGCCCCACAGCCAGATCTCGATCTGCCCTCCGAAGATGGAATCCAGACAG GGGACAGTCCCGATGGCGTCCCTCAGAACGATCCTCCAGCCACCACGGAGGGCAG GGAGGCTGAGGAGCTGGAGGAGCTGAAGGGGCAGAACTGGGAGCTGCCCCTGCAGGACG AACCCCTGTACCAGACCTATCGAGCAGCCGTGCTGTCAGAGGAGCTGTGGGGGGTCAGTGAGGATGGGGGACCCTCTTCAGCAAATCCTGGGGAAGCTCCCCCCTTCGCCCGGCCCCCCGGACCTCGCAACACGCTGTGGCAGGAGCTTCCGGCTGTGCGAGCCAGCGGCCTCCTGGACACCCTCAGCCCCCAGGAGAGGCGCATGCAGGAG AGCCTGTTCGAGGTGGTGACATCCGAGGCCTCGTACCTGCGCTCCCTGCGGCTGCTGACCGACACCTTTGTGCTGAGCCAGGCGCTCCGGGACACGCTCACCCCCCGGGATCACCACACCCTCTTCTCCAACGTGCAGCGCGTCCAGGGAGTCAGTGAGCG GTTTCTAGGGAAGTTACTGTCCCGTGTGCGCTCTTCCCCCCACATCAGCGACCTGTGCGACGTGGTGCACGCCCACGCCGTGGGGCCTTTCTCCGTGTACGTGGATTACGTGCGGAACCAGCAGTATCAGGAGGAGACGTACAGCCGCCTGAT GGACACGAACGTGCGCTTCTCTGCGGAGCTGCGGCGGCTGCAGAGCCTGCCCAAGTGCCAGCGGCTCCCGCTGCCGTCCTTCCTGCTGCTGCCCTTTCAGCGCATCACGCGGCTCCGCATGCTGCTGCAG AATATCCTGCGCCAGACAGAGGAGGGGTCCAACCGCCAGGAGAATGCCCAGAAGGCTCTGGGTGCTGTCAGCAAG ATCATTGAGCGGTGCAGCGCCGAGGTGGGGCGCATGAAGCAGACAGAGGAGCTGATCCGGCTCACGCAGAGGCTGCGCTTCCACAAAGTCAAG GCCCTGCCCCTGGTCTCCTGGTCCAGGCGCCTGGAGCTGCAGGGGGAGCTGACTGAGTTAGGATGCAGAAGGGGGGGTGTGCTCTTCGCCTCCCGCCCCCGCTTCACCCCCCTCTGCCTGCTGCTCTTCAGTGACTTGCTGCTCATCACTCAGCCCAAGAG TGGGCAGCGGCTACAGGTTCTGGACTATGCCCATCGCTCCCTGGTCCAGGCCCAGCAGGTCCCGGACCCATCTGGACCACCTACGTTCCGCCTCTCCCTTCTCAGCAACCACCAGGGCCGTCCCACCCACCGGCTACTCCAAGCTTCATCCCT ATCAGACATGCAGCGCTGGCTGGGAGCCTTCCCTACCCCAGGCCCCCTTCCCTGCTCCCCGGGCACCATCTATGAGGACTGTG ACTGTTCCCAGGAACTCTGTTCAGAGACTTCCACACCTGCCAAGACTGAGGGACGGAATCTGGAGTCCAGGGCTCCCCACAAGCACCTATACAAGAGCCCCGAAG GCTGGCTGAAGGGGCTTCCTGGGGCCTTCCCTGCCCAGTTGGTGTGTGAAGTCACGGGGGAGCACGAAAGGAGGAAGCACCTTCGTCAGCACCAGAGGCTCCTGGAGGCTGTTGGGTCCTCTTCAGGCTCCCCCAGTGCCCCCCAGCCCTAA
- the SLC25A35 gene encoding solute carrier family 25 member 35 has translation MDFLMSGLAACGACLFTNPLEVVKTRMQLQGELQAPGTYRRHYRNVFHAFITIGKVDGLAALQKGLAPALLYQFLMNGIRLGTYGLAEAGGCLHTAEGTLSPVRSAAAGALAGVMGAYLGSPIYMVKTHLQAQAATEIAVGHQYNHQGMFQALIKIGQKYGLVGLWRGALGGLPRVIVGSSTQLCTFSSTKDLVTQWEIFPPQSWKVALVAAMVSSIAVVLAMTPFDVVSTRLYNQPTDAQGKGLMYRGLLDALLQTARIEGIWGMYKGIGASYFRLGPHTILSLFFWDQLRTLYYVYTK, from the exons ATGGACTTCTTGATGAGCGGCCTGGCAGCCTGTGGGGCCTGTTTGTTCACCAATCCCCTGGAGGTGGTGAAGACCAGAATGCAGCTGCAGGGAGAACTTCAGGCCCCCGGGACCTACCGACGACACTACCGAAACGTCTTCCATGCCTTCATCACCATCGGCAAGGTGGACGGCCTGGCAGCCCTGCAGAAgggcctggcccctgccctctTATACCAGTTCCTGATGAACGGCATCCGGCTGGGCACCTACGGGCTGGCTGAAGCTGGGGGCTGCCTGCACACAGCTGAAGGCACCCTGAGCCCTGTCCGCAGCGCAGCAGCTGGGGCCCTGGCTGGGGTCATGGGAGCCTACTTGGGGAGCCCCATCTACATG GTGAAGACACACCTACAGGCACAGGCAGCCACAGAAATTGCTGTGGGGCACCAGTATAACCACCAG ggCATGTTTCAGGCGCTAATCAAGATTGGCCAGAAATATGGTCTGGTGGGGTTGTGGCGTGGGGCCCTGGGCGGCCTGCCCCGAGTTATCGTCGGTTCCTCCACCCAGCTGTGCACCTTCTCATCCACCAAGGACCTCGTGACCCAGTGGGAG ATATTTCCACCCCAGAGCTGGAAGGTGGCTCTGGTGGCCGCCATGGTGAGTAGCATTGCGGTGGTCCTGGCCATGACACCCTTTGACGTGGTCAGCACAAGGCTCTACAACCAGCCCACAGATGCTCAGGGCAAG GGCCTCATGTACCGGGGCTTGCTGGATGCTCTGCTGCAGACAGCTCGGATAGAGGGCATTTGGGGCATGTACAAGGGTATAGGTGCCTCCTACTTCCGCCTCGGCCCCCACaccatcctctccctcttcttctgggaccagcTGCGCACACTCTACTACGTGTATACCAAATAA